tgcctgatttttagtgaaccaatccctaaagtaatcggtacacccgtgacgatgaattccacaattgcaaccagtggaagcccacgaacacctcgcatcacccaattgtaaacctcggcgaagttggtggtcattatgccgtaccttgcaccatcggtatcgtaaagcaacgcccacttctccttcggctcattctcaatccattcagaaaaggttttcaccgctgaTCCAGACCTTCTCCGAGTaggtgcagtatctgttggcaaaaaACACAAAGCCTGCTTCGTCCTATGCAGTTCTGGTTTTTGCTACGTcctcgcttcttttcttcccggtcagttcatcaagtttctgccactgcttgttaaattttcgttgatttgtttccttgcatagccttttgaacatatccataaggtgcttgttctttaATTGCCTGAAAAAATTTGCACCGAAgtgtctcatgcaccacctactacgaacatcacgccacttgggcggctctccggtctccacacacccctcctgcaaatctagtattgcccttaGTATGTCGGCATGACGATCATGTAGCAGGCacacatcttccctatcccgaacgactgcaagcttaacccgtttcaggaaccagtaccaactgtctgtgttctcgctctcaacaaaagcaaaagcaaccggAAGCAATTGATTATTTTCATCCACTGCAATGGCTGTCAgtatttgcaatctatactttcctatgagaaaggtcccatcgatgcacaggataggccggcagtATTGGAATGCgataatgcatggacccaaccTGAAAAAGGCCCTCTGCAATATGAAAGGCGGATCTTGTTCTCTGTCTAGActttcaggtcataatagctttcaggatttctctgatAAATGACGGCCAACAATCAAAaaatattatcatatgcagcctcgaacgtccCAAACCTCATCTCTAACACtttctgttttgcactccacgtcttcccgtacgagatggtatacttatACTTCTCCTGAATATGCCTGATAATAGATTTTGGTTCAAATGACAGGTTGtctactatcatcccgtacatctcgtTTGTAATGTATTGCGATGTAAGGTTGCGATGGGACTTCTGCACGcccggcaaatgacaagtgtgctgagtgacaattgagcattttcaataatctttccatttgtccttataggcatgcacccgccacggacaACCCTCCTTCACATATAACACATCATACTTACGAGACTTGCACTCGACTGTTctgaactctcgcataagagagagagaccaactTCACGCATGCCACATCATACTTACGAGACTTGCACTCGACTGTTctgaactctcgcataagagagagagagagagagaccaacttcacacataccacatcatACTTACGAGACTTGCACTCGACTGTTCTGAACTCTCGTataagagagagaccaacacttaacagTTGCAATCCCAAGACACGCTAGGTccctcatctacgacaagatgactgaagtcgctgcttacctaTTCTTCAGGCACATTCTCATCATCATCaaacgaatcggcattcattgcttcatctaattcacgttcttcgtctcgCAGCTGTTCAACAGTACGGGGTATGTTCTTCCCCTCATCaaccacgcattgaggtgctgcggagccacctgcctcaatgtttggctcctcaacttcttcatcaatattttcatcccccacAGCAACTTCGATGTTTATGAAAGGCTTCTgctgcacactgacaaggagtaccagtggctaTTGCCAAtaacttgcattttgcagataacttaaccagtcctcgttgcttgcaagtggcgtcagctcccagatcaaagcgtgagtggtatgatttatgacgcactgaacactcacagtgtgtctcctgattaatccttaatctgctcattaaccagttgcatagggattcaaatgtcctttcctacggtctggtaattcctctgaccgcacaattgaattcacttaaatctaccccattcggcccataaatcacattttcttctccgtaatatatactgaaagtACCCTTTTCGGAAGATATATCTGtaaatcattaataaactagttatactacatattaatacacaatgACCCTAACTTTCAGCGATTCccagattatattttccagaATCTAAAGTATTCAGAATATCAATTATattaaaaataattgaaaatactaaaaactactcaaaatataactaccctaacaaatatttcctagagtatagttattttcaagtaattatacgactagaacgagaatatacctccaaaccgacgtgtgaacagggcttcgccgcttcctcttctctcttcctctcctctctttctttttttcctaggttttgtgAATAAAATGGGAATTCAGTGGCaggtgggggcttatatagcGGCCGGAGGGGGGGTGACCTCCCGCCCACCcaaacgggcgggatgcccctccgtagacctcccgcccgttgggcgggcgggacgccccgccggccgcctcagggctctcttcgcgaataagaaaagttttctattcgcgaagagaccctcgGGAGGGGCTCGGAAAAGGTtttgggacctcccgcccgttggatgggcgggaggtccccggccccacgcctcccgcccgttgatcgggcgggagatACCCATTTCTCAAAAATTTGCGaatcggcacccctttttcgaatttaattttttttacttttttcAAAAAAACTCCCACGGGTGTGCCGTGCCTAGGCTGTTGGTTAGGTCCTTGGGGGTGGCCCAGCATGGCCCACTTCCTCTACTGTGTTGTGCCAGCCCAGTCAAAAGTGTGGGCCATGCTTTGGCAGGCTGGGTCGTCCGTGTAGGGCCGCCCGTTTGTTCATGTATGTCTCCGCAAGTCTGACATGTTTCTTGCATAActatgtgcacatttaattgaaGGGCAAGGGAGTTTGGGTGGCCGAACACCTATGTATTCACCAAGGCAATGGGGGAGATGCTGCTGGGACACCTACGAGGCGATCTCCCAATTGTCATTATCAGGCCGAGCATCATAACTAGTATCTTGAATGAGCCACTGCCTGGATGGATGGAAGGGATCAGGTGACCAAAGGCAACAAATTCACCGGTTGCAGGCATCCAATAATCATCTGTTGATTTCTTCATGTCATCAGTATATGTACAGTAAAAACTGTTGCCTTTTGTAGGACAATTGACTCGTTTATCATTGGTTACGCCAAGCAGGCTTTGTCCATCTTCTTAGTCGACCTCGACTTGATAATGGACGTGGTGAGTTTACGGTTACTGATGAATTGAATCAAATCTAGCAGAGGCGTATAGAACTGTTTTCTTTTCTGGGAATCATCAAAACAAACCAGGATGCTAGCTATATATACGCACGTATGCTGACAGGTTCCGGGGGACATGGTGGTGAACGCTATGATGGTGGCAATGGCGGTGCACTCGGAGGACCAGGGGCAGAGCATCTACCACGTGACCTCATCACTGCGCAACCCCGCGCCCTACGCCGTCCTTGCGGACTCAGGCGGCCGGTACTTCCTCCACAATCCACCGTGTTCCAAGAAGAACGGCGAGCCAGTGCGGCTGAGCAGGATGCGCTTCTTCCGCACCCTCCCCAGGTTCCGCGCGTACATGGCCGTCAAGTTCAGGCTTCCCCTCGAGGTCTTTATTAGTTGCTTACTCATCTCAACTACCTTACTTGAATGTGATCATATGATAAATAATGTCATTTTGCCAAGTGAAATAAAGCATACTGATAATTGCATGCTCTTTGATTCACCATGCATGGCCTGATGATCATCAGATCCTTCGCCTGCTGAACATCGCCCTCTTCGGCGCCTTCTCCCGGCGCTACGGCGAGCTCAGTCGCAAGTACAGATACGTCATGCATGTTGCTGAGCTGTACGCGCCATACGCCTTGTTCAAAGGGTGGTAAGTAATAAAATGATTTAAGCATAGTGgttctcctttctcttttcccatTGTGGGATGATGATGATTCACTGTATTTGCTTGGACAACTGTGAAGCTTCGACGACACGAACACCGAGAGGCTGAGGGCGGCGCTGAAGGCGAACAAGGAGCAAAACAAGAGCAGGGGATACGACTTTGGATTCGATCCCAAATCGGTCGATTGGGACAACTATTTCTACAGCGTACACATCCCCGGTGTGGTCAAGTACCTCTGCGATTAGATTGATGTAAGAGCTTGGAATGTATCTTGCGTGTTTGTAGTGGGTTTGAAATGTACCCTAAAATATGCATGAAGTGAGCAATACCTGGACTACTGGATTTGGGATCCAGCACTGCAGTTTCTTGGCTGGAGCAAGAAATTAACGGCCGGTGAGGCCATCTGTTTGGCTCATTTGGCTATATCAATGATATTCCTTGGAATTGTGAGAATCCTACTCCTTGGATTACTGCATTTATGTTCTTAGCCTACTATAGAGAAACTTTTTTTTTGAGATTCCTACTATAGAGAATCTAGATTCAGAATTTTGTAACAAAGAGGATCATCAAAGACGTGTTTTGGCTACTAGTGTCTCTAATGTTGAATtgtgaaaacaaaaaaaaaagaaaaggagaggaaaATTTTAGACATTTAATATACATCCACAAGTATAAAGTAGTCTCAATTGCAATACAGTTTGCACGGGTCAATTACATATGCTCTTGCATGTCACATGGGTTAATTAAATACATCACAGGTTCCTATAGTGATCTTAACTCCTCTCCTTCAAGCTATGCGTGTATGCCTCCAAGAACACCCATTTTAGCAAATGTCTCAGCCACAGCCACTTAGAACACTCAGTTTGGCTTCTTGACGGTGCTCTTGATGTACATGAACCTCACCTGCAAAAATAAGCATCAAAGCATAAGCCAACAGGGGCGGAGCCACAGGGTGTGCCACTTGGGCCGTGGCAATACCCTGTGGCCGAGTAAGAAAAAACTTCCGCTTCCGCTTCTCCTAGAGAGGGCGCGAGGCAGGACATAACTGCGCTGGACCTCAGCCGCCTGCAGCCTCTCATCCCCTGCCTGCCACACAGCACCTGCTCGTCCAGGGATAAGGGGTAGGGCTCTAGTGAACCAGTCCATTGCTCCGGTCTCCAAGACAAATTGCTAACGCTGGTTCGTGGTTCGTGTGATCGTGTCTAATTTTTGACTCAGTGCTCTGTTCCTGATTGCCTCTTTCGTGCATGTACCCGTTGTCTGTTCCTGCAAAGGCAAGTTAGGTGATAGCGTGGTTAGATGATTCGTTTGATCATACTCGTTAAATAGAATATTTTCATCAAAGTGATAAAGGTTACATAACTAAGACTTTTATGAAGATGAATCATCTTTGAACTATTTTATATGTGTAAGCTTCTTTTATGCATATTTTAGATTTACATATTTTATGGCTCTTAATTGTTGAATTTAAGACTTCACATATTATTTATACTAATGTATACCAAATTTTTTGGCagattttgattttttttatagAGTATACCGTTTCTATATGGATTATACCGAATTGTATATGAAAAAAATTATCGCGGCATACCCTTTACTAAAATTGTAGATCCGCCACTGCAAGCCAACTATTCAGCGATGGTTTTCTGCACAGTCAGCTCATAATACAGACACTCTAGAAGATGGAACCAGAGAAATATGGGGGAAGACCATACGTACATGACTCATTGATAAACTTTTCTAGACCACCATTTCCTTCTTTCTGAACATACGAAGGGATACATATTTCAAAGGGGCAACTAATTGGAACTACAACTACTGAGATGCGGGTCACTCGCTAGCTTCCGTACTAGTGACGTGTTTTAACAAGAGTTGTCTTTAATCACGTGTTTCATATAAATGGTAACACATTTTGTTGAGATACGTCTCGAGGGGATGACCAAGATATTAGGACCCACAAAACTGACCCAACCCAATCGAAAAAAATCCGACCTGATCCGACCAATATGTAGACCGGGTTTGGGTTGAAATTTGCAACCCACCACAAAAATCGTGTTGGGCACGGACCGATTTATTTGACCTGAAACTCGAACAAACCCGACCTGACCCGAATATTGTACATAAAAAACATGGTTTTAACCTACTCAATCCAAACCTAGGGATGTAAATGGTACAAATAAGATCCATCGTATTCGAGTTCGGATTTGTCTAGCCAGAGAGGTTAATATCTGTCTGTATCCAAGTCCGGATATTCAGTATCTGACGCCGTATCCAAATCTGAATAATAAACCTTGAATTTTTATGATGTAGATATCCATTTATATTTTATCCGATACATTTGAAACTATCCATATCCGATCCGAATCCGAGAAGAAAAATAACTATCTGTATTCGTATATATAGGTATCTGATCATATCCAATCCATTAACATCCCTACCCAAACATACCACATGTCAGGTCAGGCTCGGGCCAAAAGGTCCAACCCAGTGGTCAGGTCTGGTTCTGACCGAATAAAAAAACAACAGGTTTTTCTTGACTCAACCTGAACCCGACGAGATAGATGATCATATCTAGTGGCTGTGCTACCTCATCACCTACAGCACGTCTTCTAGAGCGTGGATGATGTCCGTGTTGGTAGAGCATCATTCTCCGTCACTGATTTAGGGCAATTAGTCCCGACCCATGAGGTGCTTCGTGCGGCACAAGGAGAttggggccaatgctgcagCCAGTCGACCTACATCGACGAACCTAGAAATGACCCACGAGATAGCATGCTACTATGATGGATCTTAGATTACAAGTGCGTTGGCTGACACGGCGCTCGCCGTCACCCTTAGCCACTTCGTTTCAAGTTCTCACAACAAGCTAGATGATGGTTGTCGAAAGAGTGAGCTAACTCTTGCACTAGAGTATTTATCATTAGTCAGGCATCGCGTGCTTTGTAATTAATAACCTAACTCTGAATAGATTCATCAGCGGTTTTTGAGCATGCTCCTATCGATTTCTTCATAGCATTGTCTTCGTCGCATTGGGTGGCATGCCTAAGTAGGTGGCAAAGTATGAAGTTAGTGTAGACATGGCGACCTAACTGCAGGAGTGAGAGGGGGAATAATGGCGGACTTTGAGTTAGTATGCTCTACGGGTACCCGGTCCTCAACTTCGAGGAGAAATCCTTCAGTTTGTTCATAGATGGTTGCACTTGTCAATGGTGGCACTACTATCACTTATCTTTTAGGACATTGCCAAAAGTTTCACAACATGCTTTTCGGGATGAAAACCTATGATTGGAACTTTCTTTGGTGGATCACGGTAGTGATACCATTCCTTTTTTAAGCTGGAGGTTTAGGAGGGTTTAGTTTTTGCGATTCAAGTTTTAAAATTGGCGGGTGTCGTATATGCCTTTCAAGACAACGTTGTGTGTTCATGTTTTTGCAAATttaccttttcctttttccactTTTGTTTGCTCGAAACGATAAAAATTGCAGAACATACATAGAAATTGAAGTTTTCCTAAAATGATAAAAAATAGATACAAAACATACTTAGAAATTGAATTTCTAAAAAACTTCAATGAAAAACCAGCCGGTTTCAACCGGGTCGTAACGGTTCAATTGCATAACGAATCTTTTGATTGAACTGAACCAGATGGGTCACAGGTTCACAGTTTTCTGGTTCAACGGTGAACTGGTTCAGCCTTTTGTTCTATGACCATAAGTCATCTTGTTGCAAATGCTTACCCCTACTTAGTTTTGTTGCGATAACCTCCCACTCTACATATGCTTATACGAAATAATATGTTCTCATAAGTTACGAACCATCAATGTGGTTTTTAAGTAAGATTAGATAATTTTATGAGTGTAGTCTTGATATTTCTTGGAGATCTTACAAATCAAATTGCTGATTAGAGTTTAAACGTTGTTAAATTCCTTTTTGCTATTTGCACAAAATATTTCATTGAAACATGATGAATAGTCTAAAGTAAGCATTTGAATAAGATTTTACTCTACATCGCTTAAAACGGATTGATTATGTTAAGTATGTGTGTACTGGGAATTTTTCCGAATCGAACTATGTAGGAGTGGGTATTTGTAATAAATCAATTTATGTGGGGGAAGTCAAACTTAAAAGAGATTTATGGGGCTTTATGCAGTTTTACCAAAGGAAGACGGAACTCGTTTCAGAGTCGCCTTGTCTTCCTCGCCGTCTTCTTcagcgcggccgcggcggcgcgcggcttcCCATTGTCCGGCCAACTCCCCTGCAGAAGGTTCGATCCTCTCTGTCGGCTCCTCCTCTCTCGCCTCCTTCTCCCGATTAGAGATGTGCCTTTATATTTCGCTACCTGATTCAGATTGAGGACCCTAGGGTATACGCGGTTCCGTCGCCGTCGTGTCGGATCTCcctctccggccatcctcctcctcctcgacgATGACTCACTAGATGCCGAGCTCGAAGACCGTCTCGACCTGCGTCCCACAGAGGGAGCAGGGCACGCATTTGTTTTCACATCTTGGGGTACAGCCAACATAGGGCTGCGGGTGCCCCCGAGTGCATCATGTCAGACAAGTTCCCCGTTGGTGGGCACGACTGATACTTTCATTCTACCCTAATGGGACCATTGGAAAGGCCGCACACCGTTTCAGTGGTGATTGTGTTGTAGCTGCACTCAAACTGCTGCGCAAGAACACCATGGTGCGGGCCTCATGGGAGCTGAGATTGCTCGACCAGGGCACTGGGCCATCCTTATCAGTGCACAAGGAGGTGTCGAGAGTGTTTGACGCCAATGAAGACAGCAGGTTTGCTGTGTGTGTGATAAAACGGAAACTGTTTGAACCAACGACATACCTTCAGGATGATCGCCTCACAATCGAATGCATTGTCACTGTTAGCAAAGAACCACATGTAACAGGAACCATATCGTTCCCAAGGATCGAAGTGCCGCCATCTGACATTGCAGAACATTTTGGCAAGCTTTTGGAAACAAAGGAAGGAGTGGATGTCACATTCAGTGTTGGTGGAGTCAATTTGACAGCACACAAGATGGTGCTTGCCACTCGCTCACCCGTCTTCAGAGCAGAACTCTATGGACCTATAAGGGAGGGAGGAACAGAGCCCATAGTCGTCGAAGATATTCATCCTGATGTTTTCAGGGGCCTTCTCCATTTCCTCTATAATGACTCCTTGCCTCCTTTTGATGATCTCACGGAAGATGATTATGGTGAAATGATCCGCCACTTGCTTGTGGCTGCGGATCGATTTGCCATGGAGAGGCTAAAGCTCATGTGCCAAAGCATCCTCTGCGAAGGTCTTCATGTGCAGACAGTGGCAACCACGTTGGCTTTTAGCGGATCAACATCACTGTGATATGCTTAAGGATGCCTGCATTGAGTTTATCACCTGTTCAAATGCAATGGATGCTGTGGCAGCAACCACTGGTTACAAGAGTCTGAAAAGAACTTGCCCATCTGTTGTGATAGAAGCATTGGAGAAGACAAGTAGGATTCGTAAAGCATGACCATCTCATCTTATGTAGAGTTTATCAGTGGAGAATCAGTCCATCATTTAAATGAATAGCTTGTCAGCTTTGCCAGAGGAGCTCATCCTAAACTGATGTGCAGCTCACTGTTTTATGAATCTAAGGTAGATTAGTGTAATTCTGAAGTTGTGGGGGATAGCATGCTTGTTTTGCTATATCCTCTCATCCTAAGATGCTAATTGTTAGTGCAGGCAGTATGCTTATTGTACCTTTTGATGCTTGAATGCATGAATTGTCTATTCTTCGCAAGCTTGGTGTCCCCCAAAACAGAACATTTATCAATAGCTTTctacaaagaaaaaaaaatctttttTCTGTGTGCACCCTTTCTCAGTGAGATTTTGTACTACACTATTTGCAGCTTGGGATGTTGTCTGTAATTTCTGACTGATTACTATTATCCGGTGCTATATTGCAAACTTTATCTGTAGTACTGAATTCCTAGTAATGGTCCTCTTGGAACAAACTACGATGGAAACACTAAAAAGAGAATTTTATATGACCTTCAACTTCAATTTGGTTTAATGGTAAATACTGATTACAATGGAAGGAATGGTTGTCAGCTTCGTCCAGTTTGCACCTCATCAGTTATTTGGTTAATATGATTGCCTGCTGACTGCTGTATTGGGCAATATTAAGAAAAAGCTATACCTTTAATTTTCATGTTTGACAAAGTCCACGCAGAATTCAGGACATGTTTTATTTCTTAAGTGCCATGAGTTAAGCAGTTTGTTCAGAAATTTGTGTACAAATGTGCAGGGTGTTTGTCAACTATGGTCATCATCATTGTTTTTTAAAATAATtgtcatcatcattgttcctaaAATAAACTGGACTTGATCAGCCCCTGCTTCATTCTAGAAGGGATTCTGTGGAGGGCCTCTGGTTGGATATTTGCAGATCTAGAACATCATTCTGATATTCATCTGTTACTGAATGTAAGCAACAGATGAACTCATTTGGAAAATGTGAGGCATTGGGTCTACACGGCTCTTTGtcgcaaaaaaaaaattcagaaaGCATGGGTCCTTTGAGATGTAAGTTGTAGCCTCCCTATAACATTGCTTAGTGCCTGCAGATCACTTATTTCGGATGGTTGCATACTTTGGTCAGTAGATCAGGAAACTATGATGGGAATCTGA
The Panicum hallii strain FIL2 chromosome 6, PHallii_v3.1, whole genome shotgun sequence genome window above contains:
- the LOC112897481 gene encoding fatty acyl-CoA reductase 1-like isoform X1, giving the protein MIGELDADAVAGYFRGKSILIIGSTGFLGKVLVEKILRVQPDVKKLFLLIRAAGVESAKHRVETEVTGREIFQVLKEKHGDRFDDFIQEKVCPLAGDIVYKNLGLDHAKLTELSKGINIIVNGAATTNFYERYDVAFDTNVMGAKHICEFAKRCNKLKMLLHVSTAYVAGEQEGILPEKPFLLGETLREGVHLDIESELNLIQETRREVEANCYSERVEKRTMKELGLKRAREFGWPNTYVFTKAMGEMLLGHLRGDLPIVIIRPSIITSILNEPLPGWMEGIRTIDSFIIGYAKQALSIFLVDLDLIMDVVPGDMVVNAMMVAMAVHSEDQGQSIYHVTSSLRNPAPYAVLADSGGRYFLHNPPCSKKNGEPVRLSRMRFFRTLPRFRAYMAVKFRLPLEILRLLNIALFGAFSRRYGELSRKYRYVMHVAELYAPYALFKGCFDDTNTERLRAALKANKEQNKSRGYDFGFDPKSVDWDNYFYSVHIPGVVKYLCD